From a region of the Lactuca sativa cultivar Salinas chromosome 4, Lsat_Salinas_v11, whole genome shotgun sequence genome:
- the LOC128133475 gene encoding uncharacterized protein LOC128133475 yields the protein MPQHSIQVCEVFDVWGIDFMGPFPMSKGNKYILVAVDYVSKWAEAQALPTNDRRVVVRFLKKLFSRFGVPKALISDRGTHFANDQLEKVLKKYGVTHKFSTSYHPQTSGQTEVTNRALKQILEKSVGSNRKEWLVYGKQCHLPVELEHKAFWALKSCNFNMDELKSNRLMQMNALEELRNDAYSSSCLYKEKTKMWHEKRIKDKQIHEGQKVLLFNSRLKLFSGKLKSRWDGPFVVKTVFPHGAIELLSRDGTPFKVNGHRVKTYEE from the exons atgccacaacatagtatCCAAGTATGCGAGGTGTTCGATGTGTGGGGAATTGacttcatgggaccatttcccatgTCTAAAGGCAACAAATACATACTAGTGGCGGTGGACTACGTATCTAAGTGGGCGGAAGCACAAGCATTACCAACAAATGACAGACGGGTGGTAGTACGATTTTTAAAGAAACTATTTTCACGATTTGGAGTCCCGAAAGCCCTTATTAGTGACCGAGGCACACATTTTGCCAATGACCAATTGGAAAAAGTGTTAAAGAAATATGGGGTCACCCATAAGTTTTCCACAtcataccatccacaaactagtggACAAACCGAAGTAACAAATCGAGCCTTAAAGCAAATTTTGGAGAAATCGGTGGGGAGCAATCGCAAGGAATG gttagtttatggGAAGCAATGCCATTTACCGGTGGAGCTAGAACACAAGGCATTTTGGGCATTAAAGAGTTGTAACTTCAACATGGATGAACTAAAGAGCAACCggttaatgcaaatgaatgctcttgaAGAACTAAGGAATGATGCATACTCCAGCTCATGTCTATATAAAGAGAAGACTAAGATGTGGCATGAAAAGAGGATCAAAGATAAACAAATTCATGAAGGTCAAAAAGTGTTGCTCTTCAACTCAAGACTCAAGCTTTTCTCGGGAAAACTCAAGTCCAGGTGGGATGGGCCTTTTGTAGTGAAGACGGTGTTTCCACATGGTGCCATAGAGCTATTATCAAGAGATGGCACgcctttcaaggtcaatggtcataGGGTTAAAACATATGAAGAATGA